A stretch of DNA from Methylosinus sp. LW4:
AGGTGGAGAAGACGCTGGCGATGGTCGATCTCTCCATTGCGCGGCAATACGCCTCGCTGGTCGCCGACGATGCCGTGCGCAAGAAGATCTTCTCGGCGATCGAGGCCGAATATCACCTCACTTGCGAGAGCGTGCTGCGCATCACCGGCGGCGGCGAGATCGGCGCGCGCTTCACCGACTATCAGGCGCGGCTCGCGCATCGCCTCGCCACCATCAATGAGGTCAACCGCGAGCAGGTGGAATTGCTGCGCCTGTTCCGCACCACCGAAGAGGAAGCGCTGAAGGAGGAATACAAGTCGGCTCTGCTGCTGTCGATCAGCTGCATCGCCGCCGGCCTCGGCGCCACCGGATAAGCTCTTACACAGGGAAAGGGAGTCATCATGAGTTTCACTTTGATCGAGCAGGCGACGCCGCGTCTCCATCGCTCCGAGCTGGCCGTTCCGGGCTCCGCCCCCGGCATGTTCGAGAAGGCCGCGACCTCCAAGTCCGACCAGGTCTTCCTCGACCTCGAGGACGCCGTGGCGCCGGACGACAAGGAGCAGGCGCGCAAGAACATCATCCAGGGCCTCAATGAGATCGATTGGGGCAATAAGACGATGACGCTGCGCATCAACGGCCTCGACACGCATTACGCCTATCGCGATGTGGTCGACGTCGTCGAGAACTGCCCGCGTCTCGACGTGATCCTCATTCCGAAGGTCGGCGTTCCGCAGGACGTCTACGCCATCGACATGCTGGTCACGCAGATCGAGAGCTACAAGAAGCGCACCAAGCGCATCGGCTTCGAGCTGCTGATCGAGACCGCGCTCGGCATGGCCAATGTCGAGGCGATCGCTCAGGCTTCGAAGCGCAATGAGGCGCTCTCCTTCGGCGTCGCCGATTACGCCGCCTCCACCCGCGCCCGCACCACCGTCATCGGCGGCGTGAACCCGGATTACGGCGTTCTCTCGGACAAGGACGCCGAGGGCAATCGCCAGTATTTCTGGGCCGACCAGTGGCATGCGGCGCAGACGCGCTTCCTCGTCGCCGCGCGCGCCTATGGCCTGCGTCCGATCGACGGTCCCTTCGGCGACTTCGGCGATCCCGATGGCTATATCGCCGCCGCCAAGCGCGCCGCGGTTCTCGGCTTCGAGGGCAAGTGGGCGATCCATCCCTCGCAGATCGATCTGGCCAATCAGGTCTTCACCCCCTCCGAGGCGGAAGTGAAGAAGGCCCGCCGCATTCTCGAGGCGATGGAGCAGGCGGCGAAGGAAGGTCGCGGCGCGGTGTCCCTCGACGGCCGCCTGATCGACATCGCCAGCATCCGCATGGCCCAGGCGCTGATCGACAAGGCGGACCAGATCGGCGCTGCGTAACAGCAATCGTTGGGCGCGCATCCTTCTCCCACTCGTGGGAGAAGGTGGCCCCGCGAAGCGGGGTCGGATGAGGGTCCTCGCATGCCGACGCGGGTCTCGAAGTCCAAAACCGCATTCGCTCGACGCTTGCGGCGCGAGATGACGAACGCGGAGGAAATCCTCTGGCGTTCGTTACGCAATTCTGGGCTCGACGGTCTGAAATTCCGGCGGCAAGTCCCGGTCGGGAATTACGTCGCGGATTTTCTCTGCGTCGAACTCCGGCTCATCGTGGAGCTGGATGGCCGTCCGCATGAAAGTGAAGATCAACGCCGCCATGACGCGATTCGGGATCGCTGGCTGCGTGAGCATGGCTATCATGTCCTTCGCCTAGACAATGACCTCGTCATCGGCGGTGGCAATATCCCGCTGGAGCGGATTCGGGAGGCTGTCAGGACGATCGCAAATCGTCGCGGACCCTCATCCGACCCGACTTCGTCGGGCCACCTTCTCCCACGAGTGGGAGAAGGGAGAAGACGAAGACCGTAGCGCTCTCTTCCTTCTCCCGCAGGGCGGGAGAAGGTGGCCCCGCGAAGCGGGGTCGGATGAGGGCCAGCGAAGAGAACCGGATTCCGTTGGAAACTCTTCGCGAGGCGGATAGAACGATCGCGAAGCGGCGAGGACCCTCATCCGACCCGACTTCGTCGGGCCGCCTTCTCCCACGAGTGGGAGAAGGGAGAACACCGAGGCTTAGGAATGTCTGACGACTATCGCACGCTTCTCCGCGCCATGTTCGACGCCGCTGTCGGCGCGGCGCATCCGTCCGTCTGCCTGCCGGCCTTCCTCGAGAAGATCGCGCCGCCCAAAGGCCGCACCATTGTCGTCGGCGCGGGCAAGGCGGCGGCCTCCATGGCCGCGGCGGTCGAAGCGCATTGGCCGCATCCGATCGAGGGCCTCGTCGTCACCCGTTACGAGCATGGCGCTCCCACCTCCAAGATCGAGGTGATCGAGGCCTCGCATCCGGTGCCGGACGCCGCCGGCCGCGCCGCCGCCGGCCGCATATTGCAAAAGGTGCAGGGCCTCACCGAGGACGATCTCGTGCTCGCGCTGATTTCCGGCGGCGGCTCGGCGCTGATGGCGCTGCCGGCCGATGGCGTGACGCTGGAAGAAAAGCAGGCCGTCAACAAGGCGCTGCTGAAGAGCGGCGCGACCATTTCCGAGATGAATTGCGTCCGCAAGCATCTCTCGGCCATCAAGGGCGGACGCCTCGCCCGCGCCGCGGCGCCGGCCAAGGTCGTCGCGCTGATGATCTCCGACGTGCCGAACGACGATCTCTCCGTCATCGCCTCCGGCCCCACAGTGCCGGACCCGACGACGCGCGAGGACGCGCTCGCCGTCATCGCCAAATATAAGATCGACGCGCCCGCCGCCGTGCTCGCCTATCTGGCGACCGACGCCTGCGAGACGCCCAAGCCCGGCGACAAGATTTTCGATCGCGTCGAGAATATTCTCATCGCGACGCCGCAAGGCTCGCTGGACGCGGCCGCCGCAGTGGCCAGCAAGGCCGGCTTCACGCCGCTCATCCTCGGCGATCTCGAGGGCGAGTCGCGTGACGTCGCGCTGGTCCACGCGGGCGTCGCGCGCCAGATCGCGCGCCATGCGCAGCCGATCGCGCCGCCCGTCGCCATCATCTCCGGCGGCGAGACCACCGTCACCGTGCGCGGCAACGGCAAGGGCGGCCGCGACGCCGAGTTCCTGCTGGCGCTGACGCTGGCGCTCGAGGGCTTCGGCGGAATCTCCGCCATCGCCTGCGACACGGACGGAATCGACGGCAGCGAGGACAACGCCGGCGCGATCATGACCGCCGACAGCTTCGCGCGGGCGGCGGCGCAGGGCGTCGATCTCAAGGCGCTCTTCGCCAATAACGACGCCTATACCGCCTTCGAGAAGCTCGGCGATCTCCTCGTCACCGGCCCGACGCGCACCAATGTGAACGACTTCCGCGTCATTCTCGTGCCC
This window harbors:
- a CDS encoding glycerate kinase type-2 family protein, encoding MSDDYRTLLRAMFDAAVGAAHPSVCLPAFLEKIAPPKGRTIVVGAGKAAASMAAAVEAHWPHPIEGLVVTRYEHGAPTSKIEVIEASHPVPDAAGRAAAGRILQKVQGLTEDDLVLALISGGGSALMALPADGVTLEEKQAVNKALLKSGATISEMNCVRKHLSAIKGGRLARAAAPAKVVALMISDVPNDDLSVIASGPTVPDPTTREDALAVIAKYKIDAPAAVLAYLATDACETPKPGDKIFDRVENILIATPQGSLDAAAAVASKAGFTPLILGDLEGESRDVALVHAGVARQIARHAQPIAPPVAIISGGETTVTVRGNGKGGRDAEFLLALTLALEGFGGISAIACDTDGIDGSEDNAGAIMTADSFARAAAQGVDLKALFANNDAYTAFEKLGDLLVTGPTRTNVNDFRVILVPGRAS
- a CDS encoding HpcH/HpaI aldolase/citrate lyase family protein — protein: MSFTLIEQATPRLHRSELAVPGSAPGMFEKAATSKSDQVFLDLEDAVAPDDKEQARKNIIQGLNEIDWGNKTMTLRINGLDTHYAYRDVVDVVENCPRLDVILIPKVGVPQDVYAIDMLVTQIESYKKRTKRIGFELLIETALGMANVEAIAQASKRNEALSFGVADYAASTRARTTVIGGVNPDYGVLSDKDAEGNRQYFWADQWHAAQTRFLVAARAYGLRPIDGPFGDFGDPDGYIAAAKRAAVLGFEGKWAIHPSQIDLANQVFTPSEAEVKKARRILEAMEQAAKEGRGAVSLDGRLIDIASIRMAQALIDKADQIGAA
- a CDS encoding endonuclease domain-containing protein yields the protein MTNAEEILWRSLRNSGLDGLKFRRQVPVGNYVADFLCVELRLIVELDGRPHESEDQRRHDAIRDRWLREHGYHVLRLDNDLVIGGGNIPLERIREAVRTIANRRGPSSDPTSSGHLLPRVGEGRRRRP